A portion of the Calothrix sp. 336/3 genome contains these proteins:
- a CDS encoding molybdopterin oxidoreductase family protein: protein MTESTKTVCPYCGVGCGLEVSPPAQSGTGTWRVRGDKSHPSSQGMVCVKGATVTESLDKDRLLYPMMRESLDQEFRQVSWDEALNFIVQRIHQVIQQQGTQAICMYGSGQFQTEDYYIAQKLIKGCLGTNNFDANSRLCMSSAVSGYIQSFGADGPPCCYDDLEITDCAFLIGTNTAECHPIIFNRLEKYHRRNPHVKLIVVDPRRTPTAEVADLHLAIRPGTDIDLLNGIAHLLLRWGCIDMGFIDDCTSNFSAYAEVIRHYSPQVVAQRCGISQEDLETAARYWADSQRVLSLWSMGVNQSTEGTAKVRTIINLHLMTGQIGKPGAGAFSLTGQPNAMGGREAGGLSHLLPGYRSVKNPQHRAEVEAFWGLPPGKISPEPGLTAWEMITELERGNIGLLWIAATNPAVSMPDLERTKAALGRSPLTIYQDAYYPTETSTYAHILLPGAQWGEKTGVMTNSERMVTLSPAFRDAPGEAKADWEIFAEVGRRLGFEEKFAFRNSAEVYAEFVQLTSKRPCDMSGFSHELLSKSPQQWSNPQSQHLDSQRLYTDLRFHTPDGRARFAAYHSRGLAEPPDPDYPFILTTGRVYGHWHTLTRTGRIDKIQKMHPEPFLEIHPRDAKKLGINHGDWVEMRSRRGQAKLIAKVTAAITPGVLFIPMHWGFIWADNAEANALTHAESCPDSQQPELKACAVQVLPITLNSSQTSGRDIPMERLYEMDITK, encoded by the coding sequence ATGACAGAATCTACCAAAACAGTGTGTCCCTATTGTGGTGTTGGTTGTGGTTTGGAAGTATCTCCCCCTGCACAATCAGGTACAGGAACTTGGCGAGTACGGGGTGACAAATCGCACCCATCAAGTCAGGGGATGGTATGTGTCAAAGGAGCAACGGTTACTGAGTCCCTAGATAAAGACCGTCTACTGTATCCCATGATGCGGGAAAGTCTTGACCAAGAGTTCCGGCAGGTAAGTTGGGATGAAGCATTGAATTTCATAGTTCAGCGTATTCACCAGGTAATTCAGCAGCAAGGAACACAAGCTATATGTATGTATGGTTCCGGTCAGTTCCAAACAGAAGATTATTACATTGCCCAGAAATTGATTAAGGGTTGTCTGGGAACAAATAATTTTGATGCTAACTCCCGTTTATGTATGTCTTCTGCTGTGTCGGGATATATTCAAAGTTTCGGGGCTGATGGTCCACCTTGCTGTTATGATGACTTGGAAATTACCGATTGTGCTTTTTTAATTGGTACCAATACTGCCGAATGTCACCCAATTATTTTTAATCGCTTAGAAAAATATCACCGCAGAAATCCCCACGTCAAATTAATTGTAGTTGACCCACGACGTACACCCACTGCGGAAGTAGCAGATTTACATTTAGCCATCCGTCCAGGTACGGATATTGATTTGTTAAATGGCATTGCCCATCTGTTGCTACGGTGGGGATGTATTGATATGGGGTTTATTGATGATTGCACCAGTAATTTTTCTGCCTATGCAGAGGTGATTCGTCATTATTCTCCCCAGGTAGTAGCGCAACGCTGCGGAATTTCCCAGGAAGACTTGGAAACGGCGGCTCGATATTGGGCAGATTCTCAACGAGTTTTGTCTCTGTGGTCGATGGGGGTAAATCAATCTACCGAGGGAACTGCCAAAGTTAGAACTATCATTAATCTGCATTTGATGACAGGACAAATCGGTAAACCGGGGGCAGGTGCTTTTTCCTTAACTGGACAACCGAATGCTATGGGAGGGAGGGAAGCTGGGGGGCTGTCTCATTTATTACCGGGTTATCGCTCCGTAAAAAATCCCCAACATCGAGCCGAGGTGGAGGCATTTTGGGGTTTACCACCGGGAAAAATTTCTCCAGAACCGGGTTTAACAGCTTGGGAGATGATTACGGAGTTAGAGCGGGGAAACATCGGCTTATTATGGATTGCTGCGACTAACCCAGCTGTCAGTATGCCAGATTTGGAAAGAACCAAGGCAGCTTTGGGGCGATCGCCCTTGACAATTTACCAAGATGCTTACTATCCCACGGAAACGTCAACCTATGCCCATATCCTACTACCTGGGGCACAATGGGGTGAGAAAACTGGGGTGATGACTAATTCTGAGCGGATGGTGACACTTTCTCCTGCTTTTCGTGATGCACCAGGGGAAGCAAAAGCCGATTGGGAAATTTTCGCCGAGGTGGGACGTAGACTCGGTTTTGAGGAAAAATTTGCTTTTCGCAATTCCGCAGAAGTCTATGCAGAGTTCGTGCAATTAACTAGTAAGCGTCCCTGTGATATGTCAGGGTTCAGCCATGAATTACTTAGCAAAAGTCCCCAACAATGGTCTAATCCTCAAAGTCAACATCTCGATTCCCAACGTTTATACACAGATTTACGGTTCCATACCCCCGACGGTCGAGCCAGATTTGCAGCTTACCACTCCCGTGGACTGGCAGAACCACCCGACCCCGATTATCCCTTCATTTTAACTACGGGGCGCGTCTACGGGCATTGGCACACCCTCACCCGTACCGGGAGAATTGATAAAATCCAAAAAATGCACCCGGAACCCTTTCTAGAAATTCATCCCCGTGATGCCAAAAAGTTAGGAATCAATCATGGGGATTGGGTAGAGATGCGATCGCGTCGTGGTCAAGCCAAATTAATCGCTAAGGTGACTGCGGCAATTACTCCTGGTGTTCTATTTATCCCTATGCACTGGGGTTTTATTTGGGCAGATAATGCCGAGGCAAATGCCCTAACCCATGCAGAGTCTTGTCCAGACTCCCAGCAACCGGAACTCAAAGCCTGTGCTGTACAGGTATTACCCATAACATTAAATTCTTCGCAAACCTCAGGTAGAGATATTCCGATGGAACGTCTGTATGAAATGGATATCACAAAATGA
- a CDS encoding nitrate reductase associated protein, with product MAEFFQFEADFIDSLRCIPMQVRCHLDTCGIKLKLSDWNQLTQTEREQLVELPCTTDREVLIYRQHIQDLILQRTGKAVGELAIDPKPPWMDAHNIPETVQTQAGEFGVTISSTQWQQLSPLQRFALIKLSRSGHENRNFPRAIAEFNLSSHD from the coding sequence ATGGCAGAATTTTTTCAATTTGAAGCAGATTTTATTGACTCCCTACGATGCATTCCTATGCAGGTGCGCTGTCATCTAGATACCTGTGGAATTAAGCTGAAACTCTCAGACTGGAACCAACTAACTCAGACAGAGCGGGAGCAACTTGTAGAATTACCCTGTACCACGGATAGAGAAGTACTTATTTATCGCCAACATATCCAAGATTTGATTTTACAGCGTACAGGTAAAGCTGTGGGAGAATTGGCAATTGACCCCAAACCACCTTGGATGGATGCCCATAACATACCAGAAACCGTTCAAACTCAAGCAGGTGAATTCGGAGTCACTATCAGCAGTACCCAATGGCAGCAACTTTCCCCCCTGCAACGTTTTGCTTTAATTAAATTAAGTCGCTCCGGACATGAAAATCGGAATTTTCCTAGGGCGATCGCCGAATTTAATCTCAGTTCCCATGATTAA
- a CDS encoding protein phosphatase 2C domain-containing protein: MENDAAILDCPNELCQAPNNLTDKYCKQCGTFLPKRFLWVAGEVKYLGKPGEIIGDRYLIIKDSILFDTKPGTVPNAPEPSNIQAIRPYLRLIPYRLNAPQVYGILPISQGNSTQEILLLEKPPLVVNSNSQLEVSLCPSLDKAWSQATSLRQLNWLWQIAQLWQPLATEGVASTLLNWQLLRTEGSLVKLLELQADRQPGLTLKDLGAFWLQLQANSQPAIAEFLLQVCNLLQEGKIHAAEQLVSVLDQGLAELGRGKGENGKSPTSTAIAIATKSDTGPSRQRNEDACYPPSGSHVTKPPENSALAIVCDGIGGHEGGNVASNLAIETIQQQIQQLTQVPSDHINPTTFLEDLQRAAASANDKISQRNDSESRQGRQRMGTTLVMALPVAHEMYIAHVGDSRAYWITRQGCYQVTLDDDVASREVRLGYAIYRDAVLQGSSGSLVQALGMGSSNSLHPTAERYILDEDSIFLLCSDGLSDFDRVEQHWETEILPILAGDTDVVTATDKLVEIANTQNGHDNVTIALMYYQIRFQEPETPIKVGSVEPLVIPEVKYEVNTALPQQAPAVTTQRTQVVPDTITKRRSPVPLQLVVLAFLFVAGATIGIIWRIYNQQNSNNNNPPPTPTLPGVSSDPTSTISASPLATNNGSALPTRIPLKPGVIITTTDLGIGFQRVQSLESLPQKSLPEIPIPTGSKLQVINPPAKDARPEEEDMVQLKVCSIPPSSPTSLLRKGDIGWVSFAQIKKKIAVESSPPGGQTPEKPDPCLGNG, translated from the coding sequence ATGGAAAATGATGCGGCAATACTCGACTGCCCTAATGAACTCTGTCAAGCTCCCAATAACCTTACCGACAAGTATTGCAAGCAATGTGGCACATTTTTACCGAAACGTTTTCTCTGGGTTGCGGGAGAAGTCAAATATTTAGGTAAACCCGGAGAAATTATCGGCGATCGCTATTTAATTATCAAAGACTCAATATTATTTGATACGAAGCCGGGAACCGTTCCCAATGCACCAGAACCATCAAATATTCAGGCAATTCGCCCTTATCTCCGGTTGATTCCCTACCGACTAAACGCGCCTCAAGTGTATGGAATTTTACCAATAAGTCAGGGTAATAGTACTCAAGAAATTTTACTTTTAGAAAAACCTCCCCTAGTGGTCAATAGTAATTCCCAACTAGAGGTGAGTCTATGTCCCAGTCTCGATAAAGCTTGGAGCCAAGCCACATCGCTGCGCCAGTTAAATTGGTTATGGCAAATAGCCCAGTTATGGCAACCCCTAGCAACGGAAGGAGTCGCCTCAACTCTCTTAAATTGGCAGCTACTACGGACAGAAGGCTCCTTAGTCAAGTTACTAGAACTACAAGCAGATAGACAGCCCGGTTTGACATTAAAGGATTTAGGAGCATTTTGGCTACAATTACAGGCAAATAGCCAACCCGCGATCGCCGAATTTTTACTCCAGGTGTGTAACTTACTTCAAGAAGGCAAAATACACGCCGCCGAACAGTTAGTGAGTGTGTTAGACCAGGGTTTAGCAGAACTGGGCAGGGGTAAGGGTGAAAATGGCAAATCCCCCACATCCACCGCGATCGCCATTGCGACCAAAAGTGATACAGGTCCCAGTCGTCAGCGCAATGAAGATGCCTGTTATCCCCCCAGTGGTTCCCACGTCACTAAACCCCCCGAAAATTCTGCCCTGGCGATCGTCTGTGATGGTATTGGCGGTCACGAAGGAGGTAACGTCGCCTCAAATTTAGCCATTGAGACTATTCAGCAGCAAATACAACAACTGACTCAAGTCCCCTCCGACCATATCAACCCGACAACCTTCCTAGAAGACTTACAGCGAGCCGCCGCCAGCGCTAACGACAAAATCAGTCAACGCAACGACAGCGAAAGCCGACAAGGACGACAACGCATGGGAACAACCCTAGTCATGGCTTTACCCGTTGCCCACGAAATGTATATTGCCCATGTCGGTGATAGTCGAGCTTACTGGATTACCCGTCAAGGCTGTTATCAAGTCACCTTAGATGATGATGTGGCTTCGCGGGAAGTTCGTCTGGGCTATGCCATCTATCGTGATGCCGTTCTCCAAGGCTCCTCAGGCTCCCTTGTTCAAGCTTTAGGTATGGGTTCGAGTAATTCTCTCCATCCCACCGCCGAGCGCTATATCTTAGACGAAGACAGCATATTTTTACTCTGCTCCGATGGCTTAAGTGATTTTGACCGGGTAGAGCAACACTGGGAAACAGAAATCCTGCCGATTTTGGCTGGGGATACCGATGTGGTAACGGCTACAGACAAGTTGGTGGAAATTGCTAATACCCAAAATGGGCATGATAACGTCACCATTGCCCTGATGTATTATCAAATTCGCTTTCAAGAGCCAGAAACACCAATCAAAGTCGGTTCTGTAGAGCCGTTAGTCATTCCCGAAGTCAAGTATGAAGTTAATACAGCCTTACCCCAACAAGCTCCTGCTGTCACCACCCAAAGAACACAAGTAGTCCCAGATACGATTACAAAACGGCGATCGCCAGTTCCCCTACAGCTAGTGGTTCTTGCCTTTCTCTTCGTTGCCGGAGCCACAATCGGGATTATTTGGCGAATTTATAACCAGCAAAACTCGAATAATAATAATCCTCCCCCCACTCCCACCTTACCTGGTGTCTCCTCTGACCCGACTTCTACTATTTCCGCTTCTCCCCTAGCCACCAATAATGGTTCTGCTTTGCCAACTCGCATCCCCCTGAAACCAGGAGTTATCATCACCACTACTGATTTAGGTATTGGATTTCAAAGAGTCCAAAGTCTTGAATCTCTCCCTCAGAAGAGTCTTCCTGAAATACCCATTCCTACTGGCAGTAAATTACAAGTAATTAACCCCCCAGCCAAAGATGCTCGACCAGAAGAGGAAGATATGGTGCAGTTGAAGGTCTGTAGTATTCCTCCATCCTCACCAACATCATTACTTCGCAAGGGAGATATTGGTTGGGTAAGCTTTGCCCAAATTAAGAAAAAAATTGCTGTTGAATCCTCCCCTCCTGGTGGACAGACTCCAGAGAAACCAGACCCATGCTTGGGAAATGGTTGA
- a CDS encoding CHAT domain-containing protein, with the protein MPSLNLAIARLENTGTHSFAIWVVNAPYPSGYVLRDCVWSNELSQVWQDWRQFFAPNMDIAPGITLAPSDPTPMLEVPSPSFGQVSRGSRLMQLLGINLWRWVFDGNILNSVERSQGMAMGQHTRLHLRLEIRDPSLTALPWEIMQREAGQPAISLGQNFLFSRTTCEVEPLPYLRADPALNILLVLGEDNKLQLDQEAKILEQTLANGNSLGNFVPGYAPCLVHTLVQPTTQELIQALETKAYNVLFYAGHGEPGPDGGFLRLSPQTKLNGMELAHVLTQNGVKLAVFNACWLAQPATVNGQVIPSSSLAEVLIRHGVPAVLGMRDEIGDEESLTFIHSFAQSLRSRKTIDAAVAEARQQLLTVYRFNQPAWTLPVLYLHPQFEGELIRSYDEGVTELPPDTTIPNVASLLPVARLKSPEVTYTLQIGVTRIGRTVDNDIVIPEPSVSKHHAEILCRNTFTGATPVRNYYLNEMSTYGTTWILGTNGWQQIHRQEVFLEPGMQIKFGSSRSQPWEFVLEEA; encoded by the coding sequence ATGCCATCCCTGAACCTGGCGATCGCCCGTCTCGAAAATACAGGCACTCATAGTTTCGCCATTTGGGTGGTGAATGCTCCCTATCCCAGTGGTTATGTACTGCGTGACTGTGTATGGTCAAATGAACTCTCCCAAGTGTGGCAAGATTGGCGACAGTTTTTTGCCCCGAATATGGATATTGCTCCAGGAATTACCCTGGCACCATCTGATCCAACTCCCATGCTGGAAGTTCCTTCCCCATCCTTTGGGCAAGTCAGTCGCGGTAGTCGTTTAATGCAACTCCTGGGTATTAATCTCTGGCGTTGGGTCTTTGATGGCAATATTCTCAATAGTGTGGAACGCAGTCAAGGTATGGCAATGGGACAGCATACCCGTTTGCATCTGCGCTTAGAAATTCGTGACCCCAGTCTTACCGCTTTACCCTGGGAAATTATGCAACGGGAAGCTGGACAGCCAGCAATTTCCCTCGGACAAAATTTCCTATTCAGTCGTACTACCTGCGAAGTTGAACCCCTACCCTATTTACGAGCAGATCCAGCCTTAAATATTCTCTTGGTATTGGGAGAAGACAACAAGCTGCAATTAGACCAAGAAGCAAAAATCCTGGAACAAACCCTAGCTAATGGAAATTCCCTAGGTAATTTTGTCCCTGGTTATGCTCCTTGTTTAGTTCATACTTTGGTACAACCCACTACCCAGGAACTAATTCAAGCTCTGGAAACTAAAGCCTATAATGTCCTATTTTATGCTGGTCATGGGGAACCAGGACCCGATGGTGGTTTTCTGCGTCTGTCTCCCCAAACCAAGCTGAATGGTATGGAATTAGCCCATGTTTTGACCCAAAATGGTGTCAAACTAGCCGTATTTAATGCCTGTTGGTTAGCTCAACCCGCAACGGTGAATGGACAAGTCATCCCTTCTAGTAGCTTGGCTGAAGTCTTAATTCGTCATGGAGTTCCTGCGGTTTTGGGAATGCGTGACGAAATTGGAGACGAGGAAAGTCTGACCTTTATTCATAGCTTTGCCCAAAGTTTGCGATCGCGCAAAACAATCGATGCTGCTGTGGCGGAAGCCAGACAACAATTACTGACTGTTTACCGCTTTAATCAACCAGCTTGGACATTACCCGTCCTTTACTTGCATCCCCAATTTGAAGGTGAACTCATCCGTAGCTATGATGAGGGAGTAACGGAATTACCACCAGATACTACTATCCCTAACGTGGCATCTCTATTGCCCGTCGCCCGCTTAAAATCGCCGGAAGTCACCTACACCTTACAAATCGGAGTCACCCGCATCGGTCGTACTGTTGATAATGATATTGTCATTCCGGAACCCTCTGTTTCCAAACATCATGCCGAAATCCTTTGTCGCAATACCTTCACCGGAGCAACTCCTGTGCGAAACTATTACCTCAACGAGATGTCAACCTACGGCACCACATGGATTCTTGGGACTAATGGCTGGCAACAAATCCATCGCCAGGAAGTGTTTTTAGAGCCAGGAATGCAGATAAAGTTTGGTAGTAGTCGAAGCCAACCCTGGGAATTTGTTCTGGAAGAGGCTTGA
- a CDS encoding phosphate-starvation-inducible PsiE family protein, with protein sequence MRRLFKQFRETGKDENFMHLIENIEVVVSKVLAVLMLIVIFVAIADLCVFLFRELFTTPYGSFNKTLFKIFGLFLNILIALEILENITGYLKKHVLQVELVIVTSLIAVARKIIILDLEKVTGIDIIGLGIAVLALSISYLIIRNNGAKYH encoded by the coding sequence ATGCGGAGACTATTTAAACAATTCAGAGAAACCGGTAAAGACGAGAATTTTATGCACCTCATTGAAAATATTGAGGTGGTAGTCTCTAAAGTTCTTGCTGTCTTAATGTTGATAGTAATTTTTGTGGCGATCGCAGATTTATGTGTGTTTCTGTTCCGTGAATTATTTACTACTCCCTACGGCTCTTTTAATAAAACCCTATTCAAAATATTTGGCTTATTCTTAAATATTTTAATTGCCCTGGAAATCCTGGAAAATATTACTGGTTACTTGAAAAAACACGTCCTTCAGGTAGAACTAGTTATTGTCACTTCTCTAATTGCCGTTGCTCGGAAAATTATTATTCTGGATTTGGAAAAAGTTACAGGTATAGATATTATTGGCTTAGGGATTGCAGTTTTGGCACTTTCTATTAGTTATCTAATTATTCGTAATAATGGGGCAAAATACCATTAA
- a CDS encoding PrsW family glutamic-type intramembrane protease, which produces MTGNNKRQNAYLRLVSGNGTAFHGDSRHTLFSSKEVVIGRDPSCQVVLDPMMYRMVSRRHAVVRPISGIVESESSWVICDLNSANGTYLNGQRLQSCQELVAGDRISLGADGPEFLFEYEVNHQATVLNPPVGSALPGANYQSPNLPDSVSFTQLFPIISTGKDLTRKAYLIPGILTVVFVVLMFATVGRPQANQVIVATYIAFAAYYFIYQLCGKAKPWWVLFGSVVATSLILLSPVLDLFIYVFRNLLPGSLPSNQESISFTEMLIRMFFGAGLMEELLKALPVIIAYAIGKNLPTPWREKIGVWEPLDGILLGTASAVGFTLLETLGQYVPQITQTVAQQAGVNSGQLVGLQLLIPRILGSVAGHMAYSGYLGYFIGLAVLKPSKSWQILLVGYLTSSGLHALWNATGSLLNGLLLVIVGVLSYAFLMAAILKARALSPTRSQNFATRFLGPK; this is translated from the coding sequence ATGACCGGCAATAACAAAAGACAGAATGCCTATTTGCGGCTAGTGTCTGGTAATGGAACGGCATTTCACGGGGATTCCCGTCATACGCTGTTCTCCAGTAAAGAAGTAGTAATTGGACGTGACCCCAGCTGTCAAGTTGTCTTAGACCCCATGATGTATCGGATGGTCTCTCGTCGTCATGCGGTAGTTCGTCCCATATCAGGGATAGTCGAAAGTGAATCCAGTTGGGTGATTTGTGATTTAAATAGCGCAAATGGCACATATTTAAATGGACAAAGGTTACAAAGTTGTCAGGAGTTAGTCGCAGGCGATCGCATTTCTTTGGGTGCAGACGGTCCAGAATTTCTCTTTGAGTACGAAGTTAATCACCAAGCAACTGTCCTCAACCCTCCCGTGGGTTCAGCTTTGCCTGGGGCTAATTATCAGTCACCAAACCTACCAGACTCCGTAAGTTTTACACAGCTATTTCCAATTATCTCCACGGGTAAAGATTTAACCCGTAAGGCTTATCTGATTCCTGGTATTCTGACTGTAGTCTTTGTAGTATTAATGTTTGCTACCGTTGGCAGACCCCAAGCCAATCAAGTAATAGTAGCTACCTATATCGCCTTTGCTGCTTATTACTTTATCTACCAATTGTGTGGGAAAGCCAAACCTTGGTGGGTGTTGTTTGGGTCAGTTGTTGCTACAAGTTTAATTTTGTTGAGTCCTGTACTGGACTTATTCATCTACGTTTTCCGTAATCTGTTACCGGGAAGCTTACCTTCTAACCAAGAATCTATCAGTTTCACAGAAATGTTGATTCGGATGTTCTTTGGAGCAGGACTCATGGAAGAATTGCTGAAAGCACTCCCGGTGATTATTGCCTATGCCATTGGTAAAAACCTGCCGACACCATGGCGAGAAAAAATTGGTGTGTGGGAACCTTTGGATGGGATTCTTTTGGGTACGGCTTCCGCAGTGGGTTTTACCCTGTTGGAAACCCTAGGTCAGTATGTACCCCAAATTACACAAACAGTTGCTCAACAGGCGGGGGTGAATAGCGGTCAATTAGTTGGTTTGCAATTGCTGATACCGAGAATTCTTGGCTCTGTCGCTGGACATATGGCGTACAGTGGCTATTTGGGATACTTTATCGGATTGGCAGTTCTCAAACCTAGTAAAAGTTGGCAAATTCTACTGGTTGGCTACTTGACATCATCTGGGCTTCATGCTCTTTGGAACGCCACCGGCTCTCTGTTGAATGGTCTGTTATTGGTGATTGTTGGAGTTTTGTCCTATGCTTTCCTGATGGCAGCGATATTGAAAGCTAGGGCACTTTCACCCACGCGATCGCAAAATTTCGCCACTCGTTTTCTAGGTCCGAAATAA
- a CDS encoding nitrate ABC transporter ATP-binding protein (This model describes the ATP binding subunits of ATP-binding cassette (ABC) transporters for nitrate transport, or for bicarbonate transport, in bacteria and archaea.), whose amino-acid sequence MQTMNGNSPTSQTFYPSPQKSDNFLVIEGVNKVYPTADGPYTVLDGVNLTVREGEFVCLIGHSGCGKSTLLNMVSGFNKPTDGVVLLQGQPITEPGPDRMMVFQNYCLLPWLSVFDNVYTAVDAVFPRKPEAEKRAIVRENLGMVGLLEAMDKKPSQISGGMKQRVAIARALSIRPQVLILDEPFGALDAITKEELQEELLQIWREHQVTVLMITHDIDEALFLADRLVMMTNGPSAHIGEILDIPFSRPRNRRRIMEDSQYYELRNYALDFLYRRCAHPED is encoded by the coding sequence ATGCAGACAATGAATGGCAATAGCCCCACCAGCCAAACCTTCTACCCCTCACCCCAAAAATCAGACAATTTTCTAGTAATTGAAGGAGTCAACAAAGTATACCCCACCGCAGACGGTCCCTATACCGTACTTGATGGCGTTAACTTGACAGTTCGTGAGGGAGAATTCGTTTGTCTGATCGGTCACTCTGGTTGCGGCAAATCAACCCTGCTCAACATGGTTTCTGGCTTTAACAAACCAACAGATGGTGTTGTTTTACTCCAGGGGCAGCCCATCACGGAACCAGGACCCGACCGAATGATGGTATTCCAGAACTATTGCCTACTGCCTTGGTTGAGTGTCTTCGATAACGTTTATACCGCCGTCGATGCCGTATTCCCCCGCAAACCAGAAGCAGAAAAACGCGCCATTGTTCGGGAAAATTTGGGGATGGTAGGGCTTTTGGAAGCAATGGATAAAAAGCCAAGTCAGATTTCTGGAGGGATGAAACAACGGGTAGCGATCGCCCGCGCTCTATCCATTCGTCCCCAGGTATTAATCCTCGATGAACCCTTTGGCGCACTGGATGCCATCACCAAGGAAGAATTACAAGAAGAACTGCTGCAAATTTGGCGAGAGCATCAAGTTACCGTATTAATGATTACCCACGATATTGATGAAGCTCTCTTCCTCGCCGATAGATTGGTGATGATGACTAACGGTCCCTCTGCCCACATCGGTGAAATTTTAGATATTCCCTTCAGTCGTCCCCGCAACCGTCGTCGTATCATGGAAGACAGTCAATACTACGAACTACGCAATTACGCCCTCGACTTTCTATACCGTCGCTGCGCTCACCCAGAGGATTAA